One stretch of Nomascus leucogenys isolate Asia chromosome 7b, Asia_NLE_v1, whole genome shotgun sequence DNA includes these proteins:
- the CSDC2 gene encoding cold shock domain-containing protein C2, with the protein MTSESTSPPVVPPLHSPKSPVWPTFPFHREGSRVWERGGVPLRDLPSPLPTKRTRTYSATARASAGPVFKGVCKQFSRSQGHGFITPENGSEDIFVHVSDIEGEYVPVEGDEVTYKMCPIPPKNQKFQAVEVVLTQLAPHTPHETWSGQVVGS; encoded by the exons ATGACTTCGGAGTCCACGTCACCCCCAGTTGTGCCCCCACTCCACTCCCCCAAGTCCCCAGTCTGGCCCACCTTCCCCTTCCACAGGGAGGGCAGCAGGGTCTGGGAGCGGGGTGGTGTCCCACTTCGGGACCTACCCAGCCCTCTGCCCACCAAGCGGACCAGGACCTATTCAGC GACAGCCCGGGCCTCAGCTGGCCCCGTGTTCAAGGGCGTCTGTAAGCAGTTCTCACGCTCACAGGGCCATGGCTTCATCACCCCCGAGAACGGGTCCGAGGACATCTTCGTACATGTGTCTGA CATCGAGGGGGAGTACGTGCCAGTGGAGGGCGACGAGGTGACCTACAAGATGTGCCCTATCCCCCCCAAGAACCAGAAGTTCCAGGCCGTGGAGGTGGTGCTCACTCAGCTGGCCCCCCACACTCCCCACGAGACGTGGTCTGGCCAGGTCGTGGGCTCCTAG